The Salmo salar chromosome ssa06, Ssal_v3.1, whole genome shotgun sequence genome window below encodes:
- the LOC106606552 gene encoding NACHT, LRR and PYD domains-containing protein 1 — translation MIKLIDEEFKTYFPNEGKRGPIREQIDTFSLDTNSLFGKHPEMSLHLIFLKTEDHIVMQLKCKLQESMDLSLKTPNSSFLPDDVTVEYNKMKMYYEKLMGCSSTVQFTPRLDLHTKTTTFESQSGNGRKCVQVSPNVTMLTPEIDKELTTHNRKPTYRLQCPKAGLFQCSSTGLVFLMEGKGDMIYMMTQWDSSLLGSMTPAGPLFSIDCPQQCVRQLHLPHCMCDEKDDNLSVAHVTDGNMEIVQPLKTTATHVIVTITHLSLFGLIRNWFSFLPVRSQVLLFFRPQWNRPQKRILNVMLLPKNVPLCEVEHQQKGSTFIQSSSKCTLTPRGKYGLCCKLVANSSTKTKSGQFDYDYSPNFHPTFQVFLDCMSGAENIRLSLLDRGSNDQRVWECLIPKDFEPPQVNPINPNPGAEPELNQLSGEAFVDEHMADLIQRVMMALPVADYLLTENMIQQEMYTIICSKSTSQEQMRLVFDATRKGGRRVKSALYTSLQIHEPRLVQDLGKIKLL, via the exons AtgatcaagctcattgatgaagaGTTTAAGACATATTTCCC AAATGAGGGCAAACGTGGCCCAATCAGGGAGCAGATTGATACATTCAGCCTTGACACAAACAGTTTGTTTGGGAAGCACCCAGAAATGTCACTGCATTTGATATTCCTCAAGACAGAG GATCACATCGTGATGCAGCTGAAGTGTAAACTACAAGAATCCATGGATCTCTCACTCAAGACCCCCAACAGCTCGTTTCTCCCAG ATGATGTCACTGTGGAGTACAACAAGATGAAGATGTACTATGAGAAACTGATGGGTTGCTCTAGTACAGTACAATTCACTCCAAGATTGGATTTACACACAAAAACTACCACATTTGAGTCACAGTCTGGGAATGGTAGGAAGTGTGTGCAG GTGTCACCAAATGTAACAATGTTAACTCCTGAGATTGACAAAGAACTTACAACACATAACCGCAAGCCTACATATAG GCTCCAATGCCCCAAGGCAGGTCTTTTCCAGTGCAGTTCCACTGGACTGGTGTTTCTCATGGAAGGGAAGGGAGATATGATTTACATGATGACTCAATGGGACAGCAGCCTCCTGGGCTCCATGACACCAGCAGGACCCCTATTCAGCATTGACTGTCCTCAGCAGTGTGTCCGCCAACTGCATCTCCCACACTGTATGTGTGATG AGAAGGATGACAATTTGTCCGTGGCCCATGTTACTGATGGCAACATGGAGATTGTTCAGCCACTCAAGACGACTGCTACACACGTGATTGtaaccatcacacacctctccctctttGGCCTCATCAGAAATTGGTTCTCCTTCCTCCCAGTCCGAAGCCAGGTGCTGCTGTTCTTCCGACCACAATGGAACAGACCCCAGAAGCGCATACTGAATGTTATGTTGTTGCCCAAGAATGTGCCACTTTGTGAG GTAGAACATCAACAGAAAGGGAGTACTTTCATTCAATCCAGCTCCAAGTGCACATTGACTCCTAGAGGAAAATATGGTCTCTGCTGTAAGCTGGTGGCAAATTCTAGCACAAAGACAAAA AGTGGACAGTTTGACTATGACTATAGCCCAAACTTCCACCCCACATTTCAGGTGTTTTTAGACTGCATGTCGGGTGCAGAGAACATCAGACTGAGTCTTTTAGACAGAGGAAGTAACGACCAAAGAGTGTGGGAGTGTCTAATTCCAAAAG ATTTCGAACCACCTCAAGTCAATCCGATCAACCCTAATCCTG GTGCTGAGCCTGAACTGAACCAGCTCTCAGGTGAAGCATTTGTTGATGAACATATGGCTGATCTCATTCAGAGGGTCATGATGGCGCTGCCTGTAGCAGATTACCTGTTAACAGAGAACATGATCCAACAGGAAATGTACACAATAATCTGCAGTAAATCTACTAGTCAGGAGCAAATGAGACTGGTTTTTGATGCTACACGAAAAGGAGGAAGAAGAGTGAAATCTGCCTTGTACACTTCTCTCCAAATCCATGAACCTCGTCTTGTCCAGGACCTGGGTAAGATCAAACTCCTCTGa